The DNA sequence AGAAAAGTGGTTTACGTTGCGGTTACCTTTCTCCTTTGTATATCCCCATCACCGCGGGTGTAATCTTCCTGTTTTCCCTAGATGAAATTGCGTAAGCCCAGATTAACGTTAAGCTTATTTAGTCATTTACACGTCGTCAAAACTTTAATCGagcattttaaataatgctttTGTTGCCTGTTGTTCAGaacgttaaaatatattttttttttttcaccatttaATAGCCggtcgtaaaaaattttatggctCACTTTAATAATTGACAGTAATTGCGATGGAATAAAAGATTTGCCTggtgaaatatttaataggtTAACTTTTTTATCCCCGATAAATGATTTccggttaaaaaattttttctaacaattCAATGGcgccaaaaaaatatatcgacaaattcaaataataataaaatttttaaattaattatttaataaaataacaaaattcgTAAATTACAATTCATTTAATCTCagccgattaaaaaaaaaaattagcgggagtttattaataaatcagcATACaagagattattattataatttactttttttgattaattaaacaacATCGATTGCataattcatattattattttccagcTGGTGCAAGCAAACAgctttgattttaaatttagcctTCTGAACAACGTGCcgcgaaattaaaatttatataataatgattgaaAAGTTTGcgtaataattcaaaaatgaaaatattcgaACGGGtgataaacatatatatttccatGTTCTTTGATGATGACATAATATTTGACAAACAAGGTTCTCGTTAGTGCGATATCTCGTTGTAGTTTTGACCCAGGGGCTTTGCACAAGCACACTACACATCCACTCGAAAACATTGTCGAGTGTATAGTATTACGTTGAAAGCCACGATTTTATAACGATCCTGAAAGCATAATGGAGTTAGCGCAGAAGGGTTTCAATAGCAAATATTATGTTAAATCTCTTGTGAATGGAACAAAAGCTCTCTGCAGCCTCGTCTTTCGAGCTTTCATTATATTAATGTTCTTGAGAAAATGCTCAAgaatatatagatagatattatcaaataatcGGTAAAAATCCCATGAACAGATTTAAAACCTCTTGGGAAATGTTCAAGAcccaatttatataaaatccaaataattacgataataataatactcttACAATGAAAGGATAcacgagaaaatttatcttgaaAATGTAAGATAGATTAAGAAGACAGAGAAGAAATAACCACGTCGTGGACAACTCTGGAGACACCTGGCGCCCGAACGGATAAAATAGTAAATGGCCGGGGTACGGTAATTCGGTTGGATGGACGCGCTTTTAAGCCTCAACTATACACTATCTGTATCGCGTACTCGACGGTGGTCATTCCCATGAGATATTACTTAGGAAAGGGTCTCTGTTTCAGTCTCCAGTTTACTAACGGCTTGCAGTTACCCTGTAAATGTACGGTGCCGGATATGTCGTATACTGAAAACGTCGAGGAAAATCCTCTGAATAATCGAGTGACCATCTAGCACTTGCCCTGCTAAACTTGATAAAGATACAACTCCTTAGagacattaaattattgttccCTTTGTCACAATTCGCACaccattatttattcatttactttATTGATATAATATCCTTCAgggtttttattttcctttctgaacttttttattatttatctatacttTTCCCCCAATGGGTACATATGTTGttcatctatttattttttttaaatacatatctaaaagtattatatttttatggaaatttagTTATCCATTAATTGTTCGTTATAAGCAACGTGACTTCGTCGATTCggattatatttgaaaaatttcgggTTTTCAAACATTATTTCGCAGTTTCTATTGATGACTTGTATCCCTGTCAAAAGAGGCTTCGATGATGAACTTGATTGGCAAACAAAAGCTGATCCTGGatatctctgaaaaaaaatttattttaaaataaaagtcaataGAGTGATAGACgactaaataatttctttttttttttttgatgcgTAGACAATTTGAGCAATTTCGAAGCCCAGTAAAAAGCCAAATTTTGAAGAATAACTCacattgcatttttttttcccagtTTCAACGCCGCAAAAGAATGAATTtgaattagattttgaaaaactcaATCTATcagcaaaattttgaatggttGAACTACAGTCGGTAGACCCCAAAGGATGGTTCATAGTTATTTTTCGTTGtttaattttcagtttttgcCCAAAGAATGCTTCAAtataaacgtaaataattaaaaaaaattttcatggtaaattcaaatatatttaaaatgcaTCGTTtactgttttttatttttacatagaCACATTCAGTGTCGTTAGTGAACATTGTATTTTCCGTATACTTCATGTAATCGATTGGCGCAACACTTCTACCAAAACCGTGGTCCAAATTTAGTGTGACTAATAATGGAACCTCAGGTTGGGTTTGAACCCCAATTACGTCATGTTCCGTGTAATCAGAAATTGGAATTTCTTTATCTTTGcgaatatcattatttttaggCCATTTATAAGCGCGTACTCTATATTTTGAGTCTCTAGAAAACCAAAGTATGAATTAGTatctttttgtaaaaatcacattttttcaatatttggATCCATGTAGATTTgcaaaaattatagattttaaatttgaaaaaatttgatttacgATCTAAGAAGGTCTCATtagatcataattattatttccggAAATAAATGGAAATCCATATAGGACTTCAGCACAGATTCAGATATTTTCTATGGTTTCTATGGAAATCCATAACATCGTAAGTGAATTCTAAACTAAAAGCCCTGAAATCCCTAGTGTCCAATAATTAAGACTCAGATTGGatataaatccatactttACTCTATGGGACCCCATAAAACCCcatatagattttttcaaatgttaataataataaaaatacaaattcatACTCATAAACAATTCGTGATGTTGTGATAACTTTATCAGAATCAACTAAAACTCCTTGACCAACAAACGAAACTTGATTTGGTCTCATAggattgatttcaaaaattcctaCCATAAAACTAACGTCATCGAAATAAATATCCGGCTGTTCACTTGCcgatttatttacaaatattgttatcgcaattaaaaaatacttaaacaCTCCCATTATTTAGTTTTACAAAAACTTATTCTGCTTTTAGACAACGAACGGACAGTAGTGACTGAAAATATCAGGAAAACATGCAGTTTTTATACCAAACTGTGATACCTGcctatgaataaattatttatcactgaTAACTTTTTTCCAAGGCTTAGCTTCCgcatatttcttataaatttatctcagTAATGTTGAAAATTACTGAGAATTTGCTTATCATGTTTACGTgacttttagattttttctttacatcTGTATAAAAATTGCGTACATTGATTCTATTGTcacatttgaaaataaaataatcatatctTCCATAGAATTTCGTAGGAAATCATtcgctaaatttttttttaaaaatccaagaaaaaaagatttccttgaaaaattgatatttaaaatagtgaaaaatttccatttaaaataaaatgcaaaaaattgataataatgataatctaACTGTACATAATCTTTTTAGAATAgatggtaaaaatataattgcaataatttcattatcatacacagtaattatttattcataaaaagttTTCATCAAAGCAATTCAATTTGTAGCTAgttgatgattaattataatgaaacgTTTTACGTGAGACGTTTTCGGAATAATAATTCCCATCATGTCggttttaaacataaatttgttattctaatatttatcatattcgTTCCGGAAAAAGTGGAGCttcgattaattttaaaaataataatgataaaaattttaaggaagAGAACTTTGAGAAAGCAAGTTGGTTGTTTGAAATAGTTTAAGTAGTAAAAGACGCGACATCTAATTTGCAATTCTTAAAAGACAAGAGGATTAAACTCATCCCCAGACGAAGAAAACTGGGCTATAAAACAAGCTATAGACCACAGAGACAACTTTAACGATCAACGCTAGCAGAGAATCATTAACGAGACCAGCTTCATTGGACTTTAAACACGAACCTGTCGATAATAGCCACCgcttttacttattttattttatatatatatatatatatataaaaaaaaaaaaattctattccGCCCgtttaaagtttataaatgtGCGGGGACTAGGAATTATCGATAGACCTGCGGTTAATGgggattgaaaattttacataaattgttaatatctaGTGGGTCCAGaacaacttttttataattaatagagGTGTGCACTGTAACAAATTTCGAATTGAACGTGGTATGACTTTTCATCAATTCACTCCCCTTTTGAGTGAAATTTATATCGAAAGACCGTtttggaaaattcaaattataaaaaaatccgcAGTGTCATCATAGTAAAAACTCGCGTAAAAAAATCCctattcatttctttttcgaACCCTAGAATTCCGAATGACGGAGTAAATtaggattgaaataaaattccaatttattacagggtgtaaattttttaatgattttaaaaattcataagtttTCGAAGGTATTcgttacttatttaaaaattcgatcgaAATTAGAACATTCTATTCGAcaggaattattaccatacccctaattaacaataatttaaaaaattcgaacaaGGCCCGAGGCTGAGTGCACAAGTTTCAGTCTGATAGTTGTCGTACAGCCTCTACagcatacttatatatatttatatatttatatagagtTGTTACACAACGTATGGCCCAAGAGTAAAACAACTATGTCATACACATATCTCGTAGTGACATTCTGACGTTAAATCCCGCGTGCTTTCAGTGCAGAGTAACTTTAACACAGCACACACTCTACACACTCATTCTTCCTCTCTTGTTTGCTccttctttctctctctttcgtGTCACGAGCACTCTTGTAGAATGTAATCACCAGAGGTTCTTTGATGTGACTCACTCTCTTCTACAATTTATCTTTTATGCATTCAttgcaatataaatttaaaatagaataatgTTAATGCTAATGGTAAATTCTAAAAGTGCCGATTTAAAATCtctcttattttaaaaaattattattattatttttaattcatatattttattaaaaatcagtattccattcatttttatatttttaaaagttttgcgACTGCTGATAGAAACTAAAATTGGACTGTtggaattttaaacaaaataaaattttttgtaaactgTACTTGAGgcattttatgaatttattataacggcttttatttaacatggggcaaagattatttttttatattttttcggtCCAGTCAACACATGACGCCAAAGTTCAAGTGTTAGTTTGGAAAGCCAGTCATCGTACTGGCAGTAGCTCTGCTAGACATTTATGCAGCCCAACATTTGCCAGCGGACCATATGCCACCACGTATTGCTTAGCATCCATGTCCAGCTCAACACCAAACAGTTTACTAATGCATTCTTCAAATACCCAATACtcccataaatatttattaaattttcgccactaaaatttttattttttttatcaagaacttttataattacattttttcgaTAACCAAATACTCGTCGCCCAACTAAACTgcagtttataaaattcaaatatttcgcggactttttttaaatttatcttctCACTTTAATTCCTCtccgaaaacaaaaaaaaataagtctgGTAATGAATTAACTGCagttaaattctataaaaaattcgacAATAAAGAAGCTTCAAGAAGGTTTATCGAAACAAAATTTCCGTGACTGGTTTCGGCTAAAATGTTAACAGTGTAgctgtttaataatttaaaataagtcaaGAGGAATTTAGCGAGCTCTCACAGCATTCGGGTACAGGTATATcctactatatatttatatatacatataaattgtATAGGTACTTAGTTCGGAAGCCAGAGAACGGTAATTCCGGGCTTTTGTTCTGATGTTCTGATGTCTACGCTAATCCATCGCAGCCAATTTAATGGAGCTCTCTACCtaaaacactttttttgttttttgtttcaacTGTCCatctagatattttttttatttagttgcgttttacttctttttttatcattgaaatcGATTGAGAGCAACGGCACGTAGTTCGTGTTGTCGAGGCATTCCGCGTGTGGCTATCGCTCCGCGCAATTTGTCCAAATAGTATtaagtatgtatgtatatatatatatatatatatatagagagagagataGAGAAATAGACACTAATATACTGTTGATATAACCCGTTACGTGTCTATGGTACTGTGGGTAAAAGTTTAAACACGATCATAATACCAACAATAATCCTTTgaaacttttcttttatgCTTTTGTCTATACTTTTAAATGTTACTCATCTATATTTATCGCTTTTTAGGATTTATATGGGTAAAAGGAAAGTTTATAGTTCGATATTAGTGCTTATTCCATTAAACAAGTCATTTGAagtttaaacatttttttttatccccaGGGACTGGGGAATGGAagtgatgaataaaaataaatcaagacAAATATCAagtttcagtaatttttatttctgataatatttataattaattataatgttaTTTACTCTATATTTTCTGGAAGAGTTTGAGTGTTTTGAAACATGAGCTCACAATTATCATTGAGAATTTGAATGCCtgctaaataaatttcgtcGTTTGTCAAAGATTGACAAATGAGAGCTGCTCCTGGATAActctgcaaaaaaatttctatctcAATTTAAAAGTAAGAGAAGAGGGAGTACAACGGGGTAGTGTAGGCAAGACGGGGTACTCCCAAAAAAATACAAGCCAGCCAAAAACTTACGTTGCAATATTTTTTCCCAGTTTCCGTAACacaaaaatacttattttctcTAAATACGTTCATGTGAATTTTAGTTATAATCGACCGAACCTTTGTGCTGCATCCTTCCGGCCTATAAGACTTTTGCTTGGCTATTTTCCTCTGTTTGATCTTTAGAGTTGGGCCAAGTACTGcttacacaaaaataataaaactctcAATTATGACGATAGtcaaccataaaaaataaaaaataaaaaccaggAAATACATTACATTTATGGTAAACATTACTGTCCTTGTACTTAAGTTTCACTAATGCGCACTTGTTGCCCATGTTATAGACATCTGTGGAATAATAATCAATGTAATTGATGGAAGGAACACTATTTTCAAAAGGTTCCTCCAAAATAAGTAATTGAAGAAGCGAAAGTTCCGTCACtagttttatttcttcaacttTTCGTTCTTGATAATCCGACATCGACGGTTTTTTATCCTTTtgacgattatttttcggCCAATTATAAGCGCGTACTTGCAAATCGGCATccctgaaaaatttcatttatcaatatatagattcataaattataataaaaataataaattccaagtactCATGAAGAAATTCGGAGCTAGTGATAACTTTATCAGGTCCAATTACAACTCCTTGACCGACaaacaaaatttcattttgtcttaaaggatttttttcaaatattccgACAATAAATCCGACCTCATCGAAATAAACATTCGGCCTTTCACTTGccgatttatttataagtattgttaccgcaattaaaaaaaacttaaacacCCTCATTgtttagtttttcaaaaatttatttagcctTTAGACAATGGACGGTCAATAGCGACTACAAATATTGAGAAGAAATCTGCAGTTTTTATATCAAACCG is a window from the Microplitis demolitor isolate Queensland-Clemson2020A chromosome 4, iyMicDemo2.1a, whole genome shotgun sequence genome containing:
- the LOC103578752 gene encoding uncharacterized protein LOC103578752; protein product: MGVFKYFLIAITIFVNKSASEQPDIYFDDVSFMVGIFEINPMRPNQVSFVGQGVLVDSDKVITTSRIVYEDSKYRVRAYKWPKNNDIRKDKEIPISDYTEHDVIGVQTQPEVPLLVTLNLDHGFGRSVAPIDYMKYTENTMFTNDTECVYVKIKNTFFGQKLKIKQRKITMNHPLGSTDCSSTIQNFADRLSFSKSNSNSFFCGVETGKKKCNRYPGSAFVCQSSSSSKPLLTGIQVINRNCEIMFENPKFFKYNPNRRSHVAYNEQLMDN
- the LOC103578751 gene encoding uncharacterized protein LOC103578751; translation: MRVFKFFLIAVTILINKSASERPNVYFDEVGFIVGIFEKNPLRQNEILFVGQGVVIGPDKVITSSEFLHEDADLQVRAYNWPKNNRQKDKKPSMSDYQERKVEEIKLVTELSLLQLLILEEPFENSVPSINYIDYYSTDVYNMGNKCALVKLKYKDSNVYHKLLGPTLKIKQRKIAKQKSYRPEGCSTKVRSIITKIHMNVFRENKYFCVTETGKKYCNSYPGAALICQSLTNDEIYLAGIQILNDNCELMFQNTQTLPENIE